One Lycium barbarum isolate Lr01 chromosome 5, ASM1917538v2, whole genome shotgun sequence genomic window carries:
- the LOC132639443 gene encoding phospholipase A1-II 4-like, which produces MLGQYKNEEVSITVTGHSLGSALATLCAIDIVVNQVNKDFPLTAFVFGCPRVGEENFKKAYEKLKNLQILRICNALDHILEMPDRGLVDGSANDWRVYEQVGSELSIDTTKSKYFKKDVNGHILEVYLHGIAGIQGPKGEFNFGDKSGRTIVTFGSQRRT; this is translated from the coding sequence ATGTTGGGGCAATACAAGAACGAGGAAGTTAGCATAACTGTTACAGGCCACAGCTTGGGTTCAGCATTAGCCACACTATGCGCTATTGACATAGTTGTCAACCAAGTCAATAAGGATTTCCCATTGACGGCATTTGTATTTGGTTGCCCACGAGTCGGAGAAGAGAATTTCAAGAAAGCTTATGAAAAATTGAAAAATCTTCAAATATTGCGCATTTGTAATGCCCTTGATCATATTTTGGAGATGCCAGACCGCGGACTCGTCGATGGGTCTGCAAATGACTGGAGAGTGTATGAACAAGTTGGCTCTGAACTTTCAATTGACACTACCAAGTCGAAGTATTTTAAGAAAGATGTAAATGGTCATATTCTGGAGGTTTATTTGCATGGAATTGCTGGAATACAAGGACCAAAAGGAGAGTTTAATTTTGGAGATAAATCGGGAAGAACTATTGTAACGTTTGGTTCTCAGAGAAGAACATAA